From the genome of Ectobacillus sp. JY-23, one region includes:
- a CDS encoding N-acetylmuramoyl-L-alanine amidase, whose amino-acid sequence MVKVWIDAGHGGQDSGATGNGLQEKEIVVEIARQLNKILVLEYGVDTGMTRQDDTFVSLSERANRANTWGADAFISIHCNSGGGRGFESYRYTGASDSRTTSLQNTVHDAVMAFYRQHSVVDRGKKIANYAVLRETNMIALLTENLFVDNIEILKFEDINFLIGVARAHAEGIAAYFGLQKKVSEIRYIYTGGHAGPGLGQIHDYLFQTGHNFDVKRGSDGSIIFLIGPFDILQPNFNDCKNFLDKNGYSNVLKTPGEAAVWR is encoded by the coding sequence ATGGTTAAAGTTTGGATTGACGCAGGTCATGGTGGACAAGATTCCGGTGCCACCGGGAATGGATTACAGGAAAAAGAAATTGTTGTGGAAATTGCTAGACAGTTGAATAAGATACTTGTTCTAGAATATGGCGTAGACACAGGGATGACGAGACAGGATGACACATTTGTGTCACTAAGCGAGCGTGCGAATCGCGCAAATACTTGGGGCGCAGATGCATTTATATCTATTCACTGTAACAGCGGTGGTGGAAGGGGATTTGAATCATATCGTTATACTGGTGCTTCTGATTCACGAACAACATCTTTACAAAATACAGTACACGATGCGGTAATGGCGTTTTATAGACAGCACAGTGTTGTAGATCGCGGTAAAAAAATTGCAAATTATGCAGTACTTCGTGAGACGAATATGATTGCTTTATTGACAGAAAACTTATTCGTGGATAATATAGAAATCTTAAAATTTGAAGATATTAATTTTTTAATTGGTGTAGCCCGGGCGCATGCGGAAGGAATTGCAGCGTATTTTGGTTTGCAAAAGAAGGTCTCAGAAATTCGCTATATTTATACTGGTGGACATGCAGGGCCAGGTTTAGGACAAATACACGATTACTTGTTTCAAACTGGGCACAACTTTGATGTAAAGCGCGGGAGTGATGGGTCTATCATCTTCTTGATTGGGCCGTTTGACATACTTCAACCTAACTTTAATGACTGTAAAAATTTCTTGGACAAGAACGGTTATTCTAATGTGTTGAAGACGCCGGGAGAAGCAGCTGTTTGGCGATAA